From the Roseibium salinum genome, one window contains:
- a CDS encoding transglutaminase-like domain-containing protein encodes MLIRYGYEITMTFQQPTALVCLLSAHEDHDPAIRSPESVFTNPDVPTSTYRDLFGNRCRRLVAPAGDLTLWGDATIEDDGELDKVVPDAQEVAVPDLPDDCLVYLMGSRYCETDHLSQIAWDLFGTVPPGWGRVQAICDFVHNHISFDYMQARATRTAFEAFNERVGVCRDFAHLAVAFCRCLNIPARYVNGHLGDIGVPVVDPMDFSAWMEVFLDGEWYTFDPRNNVPRIGRIVVARGRDATDIPLINSFGPHLLKSFRVWTYEV; translated from the coding sequence ATGCTGATCCGCTACGGCTATGAAATTACGATGACCTTTCAGCAACCGACCGCGCTGGTCTGCCTGCTGTCGGCCCACGAGGACCACGACCCGGCAATCCGGAGTCCGGAATCCGTATTCACCAATCCGGACGTACCGACCTCGACTTATCGCGATCTATTCGGCAACCGGTGCCGCCGGCTCGTTGCGCCCGCCGGCGACCTGACCTTGTGGGGCGACGCGACGATCGAGGATGACGGCGAACTGGACAAGGTGGTGCCCGACGCACAGGAAGTCGCCGTACCTGATCTGCCGGACGACTGCCTCGTCTACCTCATGGGCAGCCGCTATTGCGAAACCGACCATCTCAGTCAGATTGCGTGGGACCTTTTCGGCACGGTGCCGCCCGGCTGGGGGCGCGTGCAGGCGATCTGCGACTTCGTTCACAACCATATAAGCTTCGACTACATGCAGGCACGGGCGACCCGGACGGCCTTCGAAGCGTTCAACGAGCGCGTCGGTGTCTGTCGCGACTTCGCGCATCTGGCGGTCGCCTTTTGCCGCTGCCTCAACATCCCCGCCCGCTACGTCAACGGTCATCTCGGCGACATCGGCGTGCCGGTTGTCGATCCGATGGATTTCAGCGCCTGGATGGAGGTCTTCCTCGATGGCGAATGGTACACGTTCGATCCGCGCAACAACGTTCCCCGGATCGGCCGGATCGTGGTGGCGCGCGGCCGCGATGCAACCGACATTCCGCTCATCAATTCCTTCGGGCCGCACCTGCTGAAGTCGTTTCGTGTCTGGACCTACGAGGTGTGA
- a CDS encoding DUF1488 domain-containing protein, producing the protein MTLEFSDRSRSFDEARNAVRFIGHDGTVEIPFFVAAAALTRPGSNELSQTDFLTAFNAARGSIHDVACEAYSHGRRTSYTLTAADFR; encoded by the coding sequence GTGACACTGGAGTTTTCCGACCGGAGCCGCAGCTTCGACGAAGCGCGCAATGCCGTTCGCTTCATCGGCCATGACGGCACGGTCGAGATACCGTTTTTCGTCGCGGCGGCCGCACTGACACGGCCCGGCAGTAACGAACTTTCCCAAACCGACTTCCTCACCGCTTTCAATGCAGCGCGCGGTTCCATCCACGATGTGGCGTGCGAAGCTTACTCTCATGGGCGGCGCACGTCTTACACCCTGACCGCCGCAGATTTCCGATAG